One genomic window of Streptomyces sp. WP-1 includes the following:
- a CDS encoding DUF742 domain-containing protein has product MSDEHWYEDETGSMVRPYTVTRGRTRPSDRHAVDLMSQVTALEAADAAGAGVDHARAALLDLVRRGPRPVAELAADADLPLTVVRVLLGDLAEAGLVRIAAPRRDPAGGPTADPGLLREIVDRLREI; this is encoded by the coding sequence AGACCGGGTCGATGGTGCGCCCCTACACCGTGACCCGGGGCCGCACCCGGCCCTCGGACCGGCATGCCGTCGACCTGATGTCCCAAGTCACCGCCCTGGAGGCGGCGGACGCCGCGGGCGCCGGCGTCGACCACGCGCGCGCCGCCCTGCTGGACCTGGTACGACGCGGCCCCCGCCCGGTCGCCGAGCTGGCCGCGGACGCCGACCTGCCCCTGACCGTGGTGCGGGTGCTGCTCGGCGACCTGGCCGAGGCGGGCCTCGTCCGCATCGCCGCGCCCCGCCGCGACCCGGCCGGCGGCCCCACCGCCGACCCCGGGCTCCTGCGGGAGATCGTCGACCGGCTGCGCGAGATCTAG